CCGCTGAACGGCAACCCGGGCGTCAACGAGCTCTCGTACCTGATGCCGGCACGCTGGGCGGTCGCCGCCGCCGGCACGACGCTGGACTTCAACCGGATCAACCCGCACAACACGGCCGACACGGACCCGCTCTGGGACCACGAGGCCGCGGCCTGGGCCCTGGACATGGCGGCCCTGTTCGCCCTCGCCGCCGTCTGCGCCTTCTTCGTGGCCCGCTTCCTGCGCCGTCACGAGCCCGAGGTCATGCGCAAGTAGTCCCGCGGACCCGGTGGACATGACGGAAGGGCGGCACCCCGGCCGGGGTGCCGCCCTTCGGCGTCAGCTGTGACGGAGCTCCGCGCTAGGCCGTCAGTACGCGCTGTTCACGTTGTCGATCGAGCCGTACCGGTCGGCCGCGTAGTTCGCGGCGGCCGTGATGTTGGCGACCGGGTCGTAGATGTTCCAGGACGTGCCCGGGACGTGGTAGGCCTTGAACGTCGGCGGGATGACCTGGAGCAGGCCCTTCGACGGGACACCGTTGATGGCGTTGATGTCCCAGTCGTTGATGGCGTTCGGGTTGCCCGAGGACTCGCGCATGATGTTCTTGTGCAGCCCGTTGTACGAACCCGGGATGCCCTTCTCCTTCATGATGGAGAGCGCCTCGCGGATCCAGCCGTCGAGGTTGTTGGAGTACGTCGTCGCCGCGACGGTCTGGAACTCGATGCGCTGCGTGGAGCGGCTCGCGGCCAGCACCGCGGAGCGCTCCTCGGCGGCCTTCTTCTTCGCGGCGGCCTCGGCAGCCGCCTTCTTGTCGGCAGCCGCGTCGGCGGCCTGCTTCGCGGCGATGGCCTGGGTCTTGAGCTCGGCACCGGCCAGCTGGTCGGTGATGCTGGCCTTCACGTTCTTGATCGGCTGGTCGCTGTAGACGACCGGGGCCGTGGAGACGGCCGCGTCGGTCGAGGTGTTCTGCGCGTTGCCGGAGACCATCGGCAGCGCGAGCACAGCGGCACCGAGGGTGCCGACACCGGCGATGGTGAGCTTGCGGACCTTGGTCAGCTTCGGACTACGACCAGGAGTGGTGTTCATGTTCTTGGGCATCACTGATGGACCTCGTTCGAATAGCGCGGAGGTCGCTCCCGGTCCGGTGGGGACGGTCTGTGTGTCCGGAACTGACGCCGCGGGGGAACCCGCAGCGCTGAGCGACGGGAGCCATTGTTAGCGGCCGCAAAAACCTGTGGCAAAGGTGTGACGTACGAAGCTGGGTAGTGGACCTGGAAAGGGCAAAACGGGGCAGACTGTCACGTCTGCCCCGCTCATGCGGGTCCTATTTATCTCCTATGTTCCTTCGTACGTGATGTGCGCCCTATGTGCGGGGTCACATCGGCTCTGCGCCATTCTCACCAACAGTTGCTGTCGCAATGCTCAGAGTGAGTGCTTTCGTCGGGGACGATGAGGTGCACATCCCCGAACTCGTGCCAGAGGTAGTGCCCACGCAGCGCCTCCTCGTAGCTGCGGTCGATCGCCGCGCCTCCCGCGATCGCCTCCAGCATCAGCAGATGCGAGGCCTCCGGCTCGTGCAGCCCGGTCAGTAGCCCGTCGATCACCCGCACTCCGCGCTCCGGGGTCACCACGAGGTCGGTCCAGCCCTTCGCCGCCCGGACCAGCCCGTCGGGGCCCGTCGCGGACTCCACGGCACGCACGGCCGTCGTACCGACCGCGACGATCCGTCCGTCCGCCCGACTCCCGTCACCACTCTTCCAAGCAAGCGCTGCGCGTCTTTGTTCCCCCTTCGCCGCGTTGATCAGTCGCGCCGACGCCCACGGCACCTCGTACTTCTCCGGATACGGCGGCTCATGGGCCTCCGCCGACGCGACCCCGGTGTGCAGCGTCACCGGCGCGAACTGCACGCCCCGGCTCACCAGCTCCGCCACCAGACGCGAGGTGAAGGGGCGCGCCGCGCTCGGCATCTCCGCGCTGCCCGCGCCGTCGGCGGACGGCAGCGCGAACACCGTCTGATACGCGGACAGCGGCTGGTCCCTCTCTGTATAGGAGTAGCGAATGGGCCGCCCGTGCCGCCGCAGCAGCCCCAGGACGTCGGCGCCCGGCACCCGCCCCCACCACAGCCGAGGGCTCCGCGACGTCAGCGGTTCCTCCAGGACGAGCCCTACGTCCCCGGGCAGGCACACCTCTGTTCCCGCGGGCCCTCCCGCACGCGCGCGCGTGGTCCCCGTTCCGTCGGGATCCCGCAGCTCGACCGCCCACCGCCCGTCATCGCCCCGCGTGGAGAAATGCACCACCACGCGCGCGTGCCCGACGCGCCCGTCCACGGCGGCCGCCAGGGTGGGGGAGGTGTTGACGACGAGCACATCCCCGGCCCTCAGCTGCCGGGGCAGCTCCACGAACGCGTGATGCGACACCTCGGTGCCGCGCGAGACCAGCAGCCGTACGGAGTCCCGGTCGAGCCCGGGCCCCCGCTGCTCGGCCGGCACCCGCGCCGACAACTCCTCCGGAACCCTCCCCCATGCTCGACTGCGCTCGAACGGGGGGACCCCCATGGCGGTCGTCATCGCTCATCCAGGAGGGCCGGAGCGGCGTAGCGCCCACTGGCCGGACGGTTGTCGATCAGGCGCAGAAAGGCCGGAACCACACGATCCGGCGCCGGCCGTTGATCGTCGTCGTCCGGTACGGCCGCCGCATACAGGTCCGTGCCCATGTCCCCGGGGTCGACGGCCCACACCCGCAGGCCGGGCTCCTCCTCGCCGAGGACCGCCGAGAGATGGTCGAGCGCCGCCTTCGACGCGCCATAGCCGCCCCACGTCTCGTACGCCTCGGCGCCGGCGTCCGAACTGATGTCGATGACCGTGCCCGCCCGTGCGGCCCGCAGCAGCGGCAGCGCCTCCTGGATCAGGCCCAGCGCGGCGACCACGTTGACCTCCAGGGCCTGCCGCAGCCCGTCCAGGGTCAGGTCCTCCAGGCGCACCAGCGGCTCGGCGCCCAGCGCGCTCGCGTTGTTCACCAGGAGGTCCACGCCGCCGAGCTTGCGGGCCGCCGCCACCAGCTGGGCGCGGTGACCGGCGTCCGTGACGTCCCCGGGCAGCGCCTCCACGCGCGTCCCGTACGCGGACAGTGCCACCGCCGTCTCCTCCAGAACCCCGGCTGTCCTGGCGTCCAGCACCAGATCCCAGCCGCGCTCCGCCAGGGCCGCACCGAGAGCCCGCCCCAGCCCCTTCGAAGCCCCCGTGATGATCGCTACCGGCATGACATCCGTCCCCTCGTCCCTCGACCGCCGTTCCCGGCGGGTGTCTTCAAGCTAGGAACCGGGCGCCCGCGCCGCCTCGTGCGCGGGCCCCAATGACGCGGGGCCCTTCGTCCTAGTCCCACGGGTCGTCCTAGTCCCACGGACCTAGGCACGGGCCATCACAGGTCTGATACGCGTTGTCACACCCCGCCGGTACTTTGGGGTCATGAGTCAAGGACCCCGGTCGGGCCTGTACGCGGTGAGTTCCGCGCTGCTGGCCATGAGCAGGCACCTCGAGGTGCGCGACGTCCTCAAGACGATCGTCGCCTCGGCCCGCGAGCTGCTCGACGCGCAGTACGCGGCGCTCGGCGTGCCCGACGACCACGGAGGCTTCGCCCAGTTCGTCGTCGACGGGGTCAGCGACGCGCAGTGGAAGGCCATCGGCCCGCTCCCGCGCCAGCACGGCATCCTCGCCGCGATGCTGCACGAGGCCCGGCCCGAGCGCCTCGCCGACGTGCGCAAGGACCCCCGCTTCGAGGGCTGGCCCTCCGCCCACCCGGAGATGTCCGACTTCCTGGGCCTGCCGATCCGCGACGGCGACGAGGTCATCGGCGCGCTGTTCCTCGCCAACAAGAATTGTCCTAAAGAGGACGGAAGGTGCGGCTTCACGGAGGACGACGACGAACTGCTCACGATCCTCGCCCAGCACGCCGCGATCGCCCTCACCAACGCCCGCCTGTACGAGCGCAGCCGCGAACTCACCATCGCCGAGGAGCGCTCCCGGCTCGCCCATGAACTCCACGACGCGGTCAGCCAGAAGCTGTTCTCCCTGCGTCTGACCGCGCAGGCGGCCGCCGCCCTCGTCGACCGCGACCCGCCACGTGCCAAGGGCGAACTCCAGCAGGTGGCCACGCTCGCCGCCGAAGCCGTGGACGAACTGCGCGCCGCCGTCGTCGAGTTGCGCCCCGCCGCCCTCGACGAGGACGGCCTGGTCGCCACCCTGCGCACCCAGATCCAGGTCCTCGACCGCGCCCACTCCGCGCGCGTCACCTTCTCCAGCTGCGGGGTACGGGCGCTGCCCGCCGCCCAGGAGGAGGCCATGCTGCGCGTCGCCCAGGAGGCCCTGCACAACGCGCTGCGGCACTCCGGAGCCGCCGGCGTCGACGTCATCCTGGAGAAGCACGGACCGGGCGCCGTCCTGCGCGTCATCGACGACGGCAGCGGCTTCGAACCCACCGCGATACGCAGCGCGGGCCGCCACCTCGGCCTGGTGTCGATGCGCGACCGGGCGAGCGGAGTCGGCGGCACACTCACCGTGGAATCGGCGCCCGGAAAGGGCACCACGATCGAGATGGAGGTCCCTGGTGGCTGACGCAATCAAGGTGCTGCTCGTCGACGACCACCAAGTCGTCCGCCGGGGCCTGCGTACCTTCCTCGAAGTACAGGACGACATCGAGGTCGTGGGAGAGGCGTCCGACGGCGCCGAAGGAGTCGCCCGCGCCGAGGAGTTGAAGCCCGACGTCGTCCTCATGGACGTCAAGATGCCGGGCATGGACGGCATCGACGCGCTGCGCAGACTCCGCGAACTGGCCAACCCCGCGCGCGTGCTGATCGTCACCAGCTTCACCGAGCAGCGTACGGTCGTCCCGGCCCTGCGCGCGGGCGCCGCCGGTTATGTGTACAAGGACGTGGACCCCGACGCGCTGGCCGGCGCCATCCGTTCCGTGCACGCCGGGCACATCCTGCTGCAGCCCGAGGTCGCGGGCGCCCTGCTGTCGCAGGAGGAGGCCAACTCGGGCCAGGGGAGAGGCGGTTCACTCACCGACCGGGAGCGCGAGGTGCTCGGCCTGATCGCGGACGGCCGCTCCAACCGCGAGATCGCCCGTGCCCTCGTCCTCTCCGAGAAGACCGTCAAGACGCATGTCTCTAACATCCTGATGAAGCTCGACCTCGCGGACCGGACCCAGGCCGCGCTCTGGGCCGTACGCCATGGGGTGACAGGCTGATCCAGGACGGCAAATCGGAGGTTCCGCTCCGGGGTGAGATTCATACCGTCGGGTGTATGTCACCCGGTTGGCGCATCCTCCGCGGAGCTCGGCCGTTCTCCAAGGCGTGCTGCGGCGACTTGCCGCAGCGATCGCTAGGAGGGGTTGAGAAGTGAAGAACCTGAAGAAGGCCACTGCTGTCGCGATGGTGACCGGTGGCCTGGTAGCCGCCGGTGCCGGTATGGCCTCCGCCACCGACGGTGCGTGGGCGGGCGGCAAGGCCGAGGGCTCCCCGGGCGTCGTCTCGGGCAACCTCGTCCAGGCTCCGGTTCACGTCCCGGTGAACGCGGTCGGTAACAGCGTGAACGTCATCGGCGTTCTGAACCCGGCCTTCGGCAACCTCGGCCTCAACCGCTGAGTTTCCGTACCGGAGAACCATCATGACCACCGGCCTTCCAGGAACTCCCTGGGAGGCCGGTCAGGTTGTCGGTTCGTCGGCCGACTGAACTGAACGGGCCTATCGGCGTGGTCTTCCGTGCCGTCACCGATCCTCGTGGCGTTGCTCAGCGTACGACCCCCGGCCGGGTCGGATTCGCACACACTGGAGGAACGCTTCTCATGAACATCGCCAAAAAGGCCGCCCTGGCCGTCACCATTGCCGGTATCGCCGCGGGCGCTTCCGCCGGTGCCGCTGTTGCCGACTCGGGTGCCGGCGCCGCGGCCGCGGGGTCGCCGGGCGTCGGCTCGGGCAACGTCGTCCAGATCCCGGTTCACGTCCCGGTGAACGCGGTCGGTAACAGCGTGAACGTCATCGGCCTTCTGAACCCGGCCTTCGGCAACGAGGCTGTGAACGACTGACACGGACCAGCTTCAAGCGGCCCCGCGAACGAAAAACGGTTCGCGGGGCCGGTTGCTGTCAGCGAGCCCCCCGCTCCCGCTCCTCCACGAACGCGTTGTACGCGGCCACCTGGGCCCGCCGCGCTGTCCGCTCCACCGGCCGCAGGGCCTGGGCCCGAGCCGCCATCTCCGAGGCGCTCACGGCCCCGCCGTGCCCGTTCTCGTACGCCACGGAGATCAGCAGCCCCACACGCTGCGCAAGCTCCAACACCCGCACGGCACGTGGCGGATAGCCGGGGGCGAGCACCTCGCGCCCCCGCTCGACTCGCGCCCGGTACGCGTCGATCGCGGCCTCCGCGACCTGCCCCGACCCGGCCACGTCGAGCCGCGACAACACCTCGGTGGCCTCGCGCAGCGCCTCCGCCAGCTCCCGCTCGGCCTCGCCGAGCGACGGCACATCGGCGGGCGGCGCCTCCCGCACGGCGAGGCAGTGCCAGACGACCTCGACATGCACATCGCCCTCCGGCCCGGCCTCGTACACCTCGGGAACGAGCCCGAGCGCCGCCCCATGGCAGACGACGGCCTCCTCGGCGTCCAGGGCGCGCGCATTGAAGTCGGGCGGTCCGCTCAGCCCGAGCGGATGCCCCGGCGCGGGCAGCGCGACCCGCAGCCCAGTCACCCCGAGCGCGCGCAGCCGGCCGAGGGCGAGCGTGAGCCCGACGGGCCACGACTCGCCGGGCAGCCCCTCGACCCGGTGCACCGCGTCCTCGCCGACGATGGCGAGTACCGCGTCATCCGGCGAGATAAATCCGGCCAAAAGGGCATTTCCCCATGCAGCCAGTCGTCCTGAGCGTGGTTCCGAGAGCATGCTCCCACCCTAAGGACCGACCGATGGATGGGAGCGACTGACCGGTGGCGTAGGTTTTGCCTGGGGGCTGCGTCTATCGACGTAAGCGACGGCCGAGACTGCAATGGGAGACAACGCGCTCATGAGCGATGTACTGGAGCTGGAGGACGTGTCCGTGGTCCGCGAGGGCCGGGCTCTGGTGGACCAGGTCTCCTGGTCGGTCAAGGAGGGACAGCGCTGGGTCATCCTCGGCCCCAACGGCGCCGGGAAGACGACCCTTCTCAACGTGGCCTCGAGCTACCTCTTCCCCAGCAAGGGCACCGCCACCATCCTCGGGGAGACCCTCGGCAAGGTCGACGTCTTCGAGCTGCGCCCGCGCATCGGCGTGGCGGGCATCGCCATGGCGGAGAAGCTTCCCAAGCGCCAGACCGTCCTCGAGACCGTGCTGACCGCCGCGTACGGCATGACCGCCCACTGGCACGAGGACTACGAGGAGATCGACGAGCAGCGCGCCCGCGCCTTCCTCGACCGCCTCGGCATGAGCGACTACCTGGACCGCAAGTTCGGCACGCTCTCCGAGGGCGAGCGCAAGCGCACCCTGATCGCCCGCGCCCTGATGACCGATCCCGAGCTCCTCTTGCTCGACGAGCCCGCCGCGGGCCTCGACCTCGGCGGCCGCGAGGACCTCGTACGCCGCCTCGGCCGCCTCGCCCGCGACCCGATCGCCCCCTCCATGATCATGGTCACGCACCACGTCGAGGAGATCGCCCCCGGCTTCACCCACGTCCTGATGATCCGTCAGGGCAAGGTCCTCGCCGCCGGCCCCCTGGAGCTAGAACTCACTTCGCGCAACCTCTCCCTCTGCTTCGGCCTCCCGCTCGTCGTCGAGCAGGTCGGCGAGCGCTGGACCGCGCAGGGCCTCCCGATGGCCTGAATTCCGGGGCGTCCGGGCCCGCGCCGCGGACCGGGCACGTCCCCACGTGATCGCGCGCCCTGTCCGCCGACGGAGCGCGGATCTACCATGACCCTGTGGACGACATCAACGCATGGGTCTGGTGGTTGGTCGGCGCTGGCGCGCTAGGTATCCCGCTGGTCGTGACCGCGATGCCGGAGTTCGGCATGCTCGCCGTGGGCGCCGTCGCCGCCGCGGCCGTCGCGGGACTCGGCGGCGATGTCGTACTCCAAGTCGTCGTCTTCGCCGCCGTCTCGGTCGCGCTCATCGCCGTCGTACGCCCCATCGCGGCCCGGCACGGCGCTCAGCGGCCCCAACTCGCCACGGGCGTGGACGCGTTGAAGGGCAAGCAGGCCATCGTCCTTGAGCGGGTGGACGGTTCGGGCGGTGGCCGCATCAAGCTCGGCGGGGAGATCTGGTCGGCGCGCGCCCTCGACGCCGGGCAGGCCTACGAGGTAGGTCAGGAAGTGGACGTCGTGGACATCGACGGAGCCACGGCGATCGTCATGTGACCTCGTACGACGCAAGTGAACCGAACGCCCCACACAGCAGACGAGGGTCTGCCAGACTCGTCCAGCAAGATCTTCAACAGCCGTAAGATCTTCCGGAATTACCGAGGCGGAGAAGGGTACGGGGAGCAACGATGGAACCGATCATCATCGTCCTGATCATTCTGGTGGTGTTGGTCTTCATCGCCCTGATCAAGACCATCCAGGTGATCCCACAGGCCAGCGCCGCCATCGTCGAGCGCTTCGGCCGCTACACGCGCACCCTGAACGCGGGCCTGAACATCGTCGTCCCGTTCATCGACTCGATCCGCAACCGCATCGACCTGCGCGAACAGGTCGTCCCGTTCCCGCCGCAGCCGGTGATCACCCAGGACAACCTGGTCGTCAACATCGACACCGTCATCTACTACCAGGTGACCGACGCGCGCGCGGCCACGTACGAGGTCGCCAGCTACATCCAGGCGATCGAGCAGCTCACCGTCACCACACTGCGCAACATCATCGGCGGCATGGACCTGGAGCGCACCCTGACCTCCCGCGAGGAGATCAACGCGGCCCTGCGCGGCGTCCTCGACGAAGCCACCGGCAAGTGGGGCATCCGCGTCAACCGCGTCGAGCTCAAGGCGATCGAGCCGCCCACCTCCATCCAGGACTCGATGGAGAAGCAGATGCGCGCCGACCGCGACAAGCGCGCCGCGATCCTCACCGCCGAAGGTATCCGCCAGTCGCAGATCCTCACCGCCGAGGGCGAGAAGCAGTCCGCGATCCTGCGCGCCGAAGGTGAGGCCAAGGCCGCCGCCCTGCGCGCCGAGGGCGAGGCCCAGGCCATTCGTACGGTCTTCGAGTCCATCCACGCCGGAGACCCCGACCAGAAGCTCCTCTCGTACCAGTACCTCCAGATGCTGCCGAAGATCGCCGAGGGCGACGCCAACAAGCTCTGGATCGTGCCCAGCGAGATCGGCGACGCCCTCAAGGGCCTGTCCGGCGCCTTCGGCAACTTCGGCCCGATGGGCGGCTCCTCGGGCGGCGGCGGGACCTCCGGAGGCTCGTCCGGCGGCACGGAGCGCCGCGAGAAGCCGTCGATCACCGACTGACCGCGTACGACGATGGGGCCCACCTCCGCCGGGAGGTGGGCCCCAACGTCGTACGCCCTACGCGGCGGGCTGAGCCAGCCACTCCGGCAGCGCGTCGAAGTCGTCCCGGCCCAGGGCCAGCAGCATCGCGTCCGCGGGCGTCGGCTCGAACGGCTGCCGCAGCAGCGGCATACCCGCCTGCTCCGGCGTACGGTCTGCCTTGCGGTGATTGTCCTCCGCGCACGAGGCGACCGTATTCAGCCAGGAGTCCTGACCGCCCTGGGCCCGCGGCACCACGTGATCCACGGTCGTGGCGCGCCGGCCGCAGTACGCGCACCTGTGCCGGTCGCGTACCAGCACACCGCGCCGCGACCACGGCGCTTGTCTTCGGAACGGCACCCGGACATAGCGGCAGAGCCTGATCACCCGGGGCACGGGTATGTCGAGTGCGGCTCCGCGCATACGGAGTTCGGGGTGGGCCTGCTCCACGACGGCCTTGTCCTGCAACACCAGAACGACGGCTCGATTCAGCGTCACCGTCGACAGCGGCTCGAAGCTCGCGTTCAGAACCAGCGTGTCCCGCATCCTGGCCACCTCCCGTGTGCACCGGCCCACCCCCTGGCGGGCTTGGATCAACTCTGGCCGGGCGCGCCGAGATGGACAACGCAATAAAAAATGCCCGCCTCCGATCACTTCCATGACCGGAGGCGCGCAAACGTTCGGTGAACGTCAGTCTTCAGTGCTTCACGCGGGAGCCCCGCGCAGGATCTCTTACGCGGGAGCGGCATACTCACCGATCAGCTGGGCGCGCGCCAGCGTGTGGAACCGCAGATTGAAACCCACGACGGCGGGCGACACATCCGCGTCCGGACCGAGCTTCTCCTGATCCACGGCGTACACCGTGAAGACGTACCGGTGCGCCGGATCCCCGGCCGGCGGCGCGGCGCCACCGAAGTCCTTCGAGCCGTAGTCGTTGCGCACCTGGACCGCGACCTCGGGCAGCCCCTCAAACTTGCCGCTGCCCGCTCCCGTCGGCAATTTCGTCACCGACACCGGAATGTCGAACACGACCCAGTGCCAGAATCCACTCCCCGTCGGTGCGTCCGGATCGAAGCACGTCACGGCGAAGCTCTTGGTCTCCGGCGGAAAGCCCTCCCAGCTCAGCTGGGGCGAGGTGTTCCCGGCCGCGTAGACCTGGGCGTCCTTCAGCGTCGCGCCCGGCTCGACGTCCTCGCTCGTGACCGTGAACGACGGCACGGGCGGATGGAAGTCATGCGGGAGCGGCGGCCTCTTGAGCTCGGTCACGTCAGCACCTCCTGAACGGCGGAATCTCTCGTGCCGAGCCTAGGGCCTGTCCGGCGGAGCAGGTCGCAGAGAAGCAACGGCACCTCATAGACGCTGGTGAGCGGGGCTTGGTGGTGCAGCTGCTAGGCGGAGGAGGGAGTCGACGCGATGGGGGTCCCCCCGCGCGAGCGCATTCGAGCGTGGGGAGTCGGCGAGTGACGACAAAGCCGCAGATGGGCGTGCCAAGCCCCGCGTCTGCGGCATGATCCGCCGGACAGGCCCTAGAACCAGCTGCGCTTGCTGCCGACCTCGGACAGCCACTGGTTCAGGTACGCCGTCCAGTCCGTGCTCTGGTAGTCGTGCAGCCCCACCTGGAAGCACCGGTACGAGTCGCTGCCCTCACTGAAGAGGCCCGGCTTCTTGTCCATCTCCAGGACGACGTCCATCGCCTGGTCGCCCGCGACGAAGCTCAACTCCACCTGGTTCAGTCCGCGGTACTGCGACGGCGGGAAGAACTCGATCTCCTGGTAGAACGGCAGCTTCTGACGCGTATCCCGAATGCGGCCGCGCTCCATGTCCGCGTTCTTGAAGCGGAAGCCCAGCTGGATGAAGGCGTTCAGAATCGCCTGCTGCGCCGGCAGCGGGTGCACATTGATCGGGTCCAGGTCACCCGAGTCGACGGCGCGCGCGATCTCCAGCTCCGTCGTCACGCCGATGTGCATCCCGCGCAGGGCCTGCCCGTCGATCGTGGTGATCGGCGTCTCCCACGGGATCTCCAGCCCGAACGGCACCGCGTGCACCGCACCGGCCTGCAGCTCGAAGGCGCCACCGAGCCGCAGCTTCGTGAACTCGATGTCCTGCCTGAGCTCCTGGCCGTCCTGTCCCTCGACCTCGACCTTGGCCTGCAGACCGACCGACAGACCCTCGATGGCCTGGTCCACCGACCCGCCCTGGATCCGCACCTCACCCTGGACGACACCGCCCGGAACGGTGTTGACCTCGGTCAGCACCGTCTCGACCGAAGCCCCACCGGCTCCCAGGCTCGCGAGCAGCCGCTTGAACCCCATGTCACTTCCTCCCCAGGCAACGCCTGTTTCCATCTGCCGTGTCCGACTGGATCCCTTGATCCTTAGAAACGCGATCCGACCCCGGCCGGTTCCGCGTCCTCACCTTTCCAAGGGAGAGGACCCCTGACCACCCCACCGACACGTATCCGTCCAGAGCACTCCGGACTACTGGACTAGGCTCGTACGCCATGATCGCGGCCCCTGACCGTACGCCACTGGCGCGAGAGTTCTGCGACCGCCCCGTATTGGAGGTCGCCCCCGACCTCCTGGGGCGCCTCCTCGTGCGCACCACCCCTGAGAGGCCGATCGAACTCCGCATCACGGAGGTCGAGGCGTACGACGGCCCTAACGACCCCGGCTCGCACGCCTATCGCGGCCGCACGACCCGCAACGAGGTGATGTTCGGTCCGCCCGGCCATGTGTACGTCTACTTCACCTACGGCATGTCAAGGCGGTCAGCATGAACATTGTGGATCTTGCTCACCCCGCTGAAGAAGTCGCCCCCAAGCTGCTCGGTGCCATCCTCACCCACGAGACCCCCGAGGGAACCGTGAGCATCACCATCACGGAGACCGAGGCGTACTCCGGTACGGCCGACCCCGCCTCCCACGCCTACCGAGGCAGGACACCCCGAAACGCCGTCATGTTCGGACCCGCAGGACACCTGTACGTCTACCGGTCTCACGGTCTCCACTGGTGCGCCAACATCGTCACCGGGGCAGACGGTATCGCTACAGCTGTCCTCATCCGGGCAGGCAGGGTCATCGAAGGGGAAGACCTGGCACGCAAGCGGCGGGGGGGCAAGGTCGAGAGTCCACGTCTCGCGCGGGGTCCGGGGAACTTCTGCCAAGCGCTCGGCATCACGGCAGAGCACAACGGCATAGACCTACTGACAGGCGCCTCGGTCACGCTGTCCGAGGGTGAGCCAGTACCCGCCGCACTCATCCGTGTTGGTCCTCGGGTAGGCGTGAGCAAAGCC
This genomic interval from Streptomyces dengpaensis contains the following:
- a CDS encoding S-adenosylmethionine:tRNA ribosyltransferase-isomerase is translated as MTTAMGVPPFERSRAWGRVPEELSARVPAEQRGPGLDRDSVRLLVSRGTEVSHHAFVELPRQLRAGDVLVVNTSPTLAAAVDGRVGHARVVVHFSTRGDDGRWAVELRDPDGTGTTRARAGGPAGTEVCLPGDVGLVLEEPLTSRSPRLWWGRVPGADVLGLLRRHGRPIRYSYTERDQPLSAYQTVFALPSADGAGSAEMPSAARPFTSRLVAELVSRGVQFAPVTLHTGVASAEAHEPPYPEKYEVPWASARLINAAKGEQRRAALAWKSGDGSRADGRIVAVGTTAVRAVESATGPDGLVRAAKGWTDLVVTPERGVRVIDGLLTGLHEPEASHLLMLEAIAGGAAIDRSYEEALRGHYLWHEFGDVHLIVPDESTHSEHCDSNCW
- a CDS encoding ABC transporter ATP-binding protein, whose translation is MSDVLELEDVSVVREGRALVDQVSWSVKEGQRWVILGPNGAGKTTLLNVASSYLFPSKGTATILGETLGKVDVFELRPRIGVAGIAMAEKLPKRQTVLETVLTAAYGMTAHWHEDYEEIDEQRARAFLDRLGMSDYLDRKFGTLSEGERKRTLIARALMTDPELLLLDEPAAGLDLGGREDLVRRLGRLARDPIAPSMIMVTHHVEEIAPGFTHVLMIRQGKVLAAGPLELELTSRNLSLCFGLPLVVEQVGERWTAQGLPMA
- a CDS encoding NfeD family protein, whose protein sequence is MDDINAWVWWLVGAGALGIPLVVTAMPEFGMLAVGAVAAAAVAGLGGDVVLQVVVFAAVSVALIAVVRPIAARHGAQRPQLATGVDALKGKQAIVLERVDGSGGGRIKLGGEIWSARALDAGQAYEVGQEVDVVDIDGATAIVM
- the chpE gene encoding chaplin ChpE produces the protein MKNLKKATAVAMVTGGLVAAGAGMASATDGAWAGGKAEGSPGVVSGNLVQAPVHVPVNAVGNSVNVIGVLNPAFGNLGLNR
- a CDS encoding HNH endonuclease; this translates as MRDTLVLNASFEPLSTVTLNRAVVLVLQDKAVVEQAHPELRMRGAALDIPVPRVIRLCRYVRVPFRRQAPWSRRGVLVRDRHRCAYCGRRATTVDHVVPRAQGGQDSWLNTVASCAEDNHRKADRTPEQAGMPLLRQPFEPTPADAMLLALGRDDFDALPEWLAQPAA
- a CDS encoding GAF domain-containing sensor histidine kinase — encoded protein: MSQGPRSGLYAVSSALLAMSRHLEVRDVLKTIVASARELLDAQYAALGVPDDHGGFAQFVVDGVSDAQWKAIGPLPRQHGILAAMLHEARPERLADVRKDPRFEGWPSAHPEMSDFLGLPIRDGDEVIGALFLANKNCPKEDGRCGFTEDDDELLTILAQHAAIALTNARLYERSRELTIAEERSRLAHELHDAVSQKLFSLRLTAQAAAALVDRDPPRAKGELQQVATLAAEAVDELRAAVVELRPAALDEDGLVATLRTQIQVLDRAHSARVTFSSCGVRALPAAQEEAMLRVAQEALHNALRHSGAAGVDVILEKHGPGAVLRVIDDGSGFEPTAIRSAGRHLGLVSMRDRASGVGGTLTVESAPGKGTTIEMEVPGG
- a CDS encoding transglycosylase SLT domain-containing protein, whose product is MPKNMNTTPGRSPKLTKVRKLTIAGVGTLGAAVLALPMVSGNAQNTSTDAAVSTAPVVYSDQPIKNVKASITDQLAGAELKTQAIAAKQAADAAADKKAAAEAAAKKKAAEERSAVLAASRSTQRIEFQTVAATTYSNNLDGWIREALSIMKEKGIPGSYNGLHKNIMRESSGNPNAINDWDINAINGVPSKGLLQVIPPTFKAYHVPGTSWNIYDPVANITAAANYAADRYGSIDNVNSAY
- a CDS encoding SDR family NAD(P)-dependent oxidoreductase; the encoded protein is MPVAIITGASKGLGRALGAALAERGWDLVLDARTAGVLEETAVALSAYGTRVEALPGDVTDAGHRAQLVAAARKLGGVDLLVNNASALGAEPLVRLEDLTLDGLRQALEVNVVAALGLIQEALPLLRAARAGTVIDISSDAGAEAYETWGGYGASKAALDHLSAVLGEEEPGLRVWAVDPGDMGTDLYAAAVPDDDDQRPAPDRVVPAFLRLIDNRPASGRYAAPALLDER
- a CDS encoding SPFH domain-containing protein, with the translated sequence MEPIIIVLIILVVLVFIALIKTIQVIPQASAAIVERFGRYTRTLNAGLNIVVPFIDSIRNRIDLREQVVPFPPQPVITQDNLVVNIDTVIYYQVTDARAATYEVASYIQAIEQLTVTTLRNIIGGMDLERTLTSREEINAALRGVLDEATGKWGIRVNRVELKAIEPPTSIQDSMEKQMRADRDKRAAILTAEGIRQSQILTAEGEKQSAILRAEGEAKAAALRAEGEAQAIRTVFESIHAGDPDQKLLSYQYLQMLPKIAEGDANKLWIVPSEIGDALKGLSGAFGNFGPMGGSSGGGGTSGGSSGGTERREKPSITD
- a CDS encoding response regulator; the encoded protein is MADAIKVLLVDDHQVVRRGLRTFLEVQDDIEVVGEASDGAEGVARAEELKPDVVLMDVKMPGMDGIDALRRLRELANPARVLIVTSFTEQRTVVPALRAGAAGYVYKDVDPDALAGAIRSVHAGHILLQPEVAGALLSQEEANSGQGRGGSLTDREREVLGLIADGRSNREIARALVLSEKTVKTHVSNILMKLDLADRTQAALWAVRHGVTG
- a CDS encoding chaplin, whose product is MNIAKKAALAVTIAGIAAGASAGAAVADSGAGAAAAGSPGVGSGNVVQIPVHVPVNAVGNSVNVIGLLNPAFGNEAVND